A single Roseinatronobacter monicus DNA region contains:
- a CDS encoding Mu transposase C-terminal domain-containing protein, whose translation MALDLINSYPTFSLDPHHLYIIDSQEYRFAYRNTEAVSFSLKDDPTRIVSYRVGDLNRMNGAGLLEVIPMGLISAGVHLDASVEDGRKVMASLSEQRRQAVDMRHAFVRAVLDLHESGELTLTEASIKHHQAAILENAKAYLVQDLPKPEHALALEKWKKGEGKKPKTGAVERIPSEKSARSILGWVRKYRAGGKVALIDSRHNQGNRYSYFLREENDLMAKVVQKEYMTLNRKTIKVVHQDLKNAFLIENERRFDAGQSKLRCPGYETLRVFIASIDKFHKLVARFGQKTALKKMGSVKAGLEISRPLERVEMDEWKIDLLTLLRRSGLLDFFGQDELQEMGLLDERGELRQMKRWWLVASICCRTRCILGMVLTADPTSSGAIKCLQMTMSDKGQFADAVGALSPWSMFGKPETLAVDNGAAFKSIAFTSACMDSGVSKIATIAGNPAMRGCIERVFSTFRMTLIPRLPGRTFSNNVERGDHPSEQRACLSIDDLAFILVRWIIDVYHNSPHEGLGGRTPLEQWEADMQDGNYQLHSAPNLRQRRLAFGLATTRRVQKDGIRTLNVQYNSGELHAWFLKNGNCDVEVRWLADNIGAIEVLLDGIWVEVAAVSNLFKDMDASTWNATRRALRTKDPKRVDWEEHVIIKAIRAVEEIKKNQMSTLSIIDHVWTPKRLAQADQEASVSINIVPTLETTSASSEGMGVSVIPVEPPKPVTKTTIAMKAAPTARPANDKWSIPVIGNDKPETKS comes from the coding sequence ATGGCACTTGATTTGATCAACTCCTATCCGACCTTCAGCCTGGACCCACACCACCTTTATATCATCGACTCGCAAGAGTATCGCTTTGCCTATCGAAATACGGAGGCGGTCAGCTTTTCCCTGAAAGACGATCCCACCCGAATTGTTTCATACAGAGTGGGAGATTTGAACCGGATGAACGGGGCAGGGCTCCTTGAGGTCATCCCGATGGGTTTGATTTCGGCCGGCGTGCATCTCGACGCTTCTGTCGAGGATGGCCGCAAGGTTATGGCCAGCTTGTCCGAACAAAGGCGCCAGGCTGTCGATATGAGACACGCGTTCGTCCGTGCTGTTCTCGATCTGCATGAAAGCGGAGAGCTGACTTTGACCGAAGCGTCTATCAAACACCATCAGGCCGCTATCCTCGAGAACGCGAAAGCATATCTTGTGCAGGATTTGCCTAAACCGGAACATGCGCTGGCACTTGAGAAATGGAAAAAAGGGGAAGGGAAAAAACCCAAGACCGGAGCAGTTGAGCGTATCCCATCCGAGAAATCCGCAAGATCAATTTTGGGCTGGGTCCGGAAATACAGGGCAGGTGGAAAGGTTGCTCTGATCGACAGCCGTCATAATCAGGGTAATCGGTATTCCTACTTCCTGCGAGAAGAGAATGACCTGATGGCAAAGGTTGTCCAGAAGGAATACATGACGCTCAATCGCAAGACGATCAAGGTAGTCCATCAAGACCTTAAAAATGCCTTTTTGATTGAGAACGAGCGGCGTTTTGATGCGGGCCAGTCAAAGCTCCGCTGCCCGGGATATGAAACCCTTCGGGTGTTCATCGCGTCCATCGACAAGTTCCACAAGCTGGTTGCTCGGTTTGGTCAAAAGACTGCCCTGAAGAAAATGGGTTCGGTCAAGGCGGGGCTGGAAATCTCTCGTCCACTCGAACGTGTCGAAATGGATGAGTGGAAAATCGACCTTCTGACGCTTTTGAGGCGGAGTGGTCTGCTGGACTTCTTCGGTCAGGACGAGCTTCAGGAAATGGGCCTTCTCGACGAACGTGGCGAATTGCGACAGATGAAACGGTGGTGGTTGGTCGCCTCAATTTGCTGCCGCACTCGCTGCATCCTCGGCATGGTTCTGACGGCAGATCCTACATCCTCGGGTGCCATCAAATGCCTGCAGATGACCATGAGTGACAAGGGCCAATTTGCAGATGCCGTCGGTGCCCTATCGCCCTGGTCCATGTTTGGGAAGCCCGAGACGCTTGCTGTCGATAACGGCGCGGCGTTCAAGTCGATCGCCTTCACATCAGCTTGTATGGATTCGGGAGTGAGCAAGATCGCAACCATCGCCGGTAACCCCGCGATGCGTGGCTGTATCGAGCGTGTGTTCAGCACCTTTCGGATGACCCTGATCCCGCGACTGCCTGGTCGCACTTTCTCGAACAATGTCGAGCGGGGAGATCATCCATCAGAACAGCGGGCATGCCTCAGCATCGATGATCTCGCTTTCATCCTCGTGCGCTGGATTATCGATGTCTATCACAACAGTCCACATGAGGGTCTCGGAGGACGTACCCCTCTGGAGCAATGGGAAGCGGATATGCAGGATGGCAATTATCAGCTTCATTCTGCCCCTAATCTGCGCCAGCGGCGATTGGCATTCGGGCTGGCGACGACACGCAGGGTCCAGAAAGACGGGATCCGGACTCTGAACGTTCAGTATAATTCCGGAGAGCTACACGCATGGTTTCTGAAAAACGGGAACTGCGATGTCGAGGTTCGGTGGCTTGCTGACAACATCGGTGCAATTGAGGTTCTGCTTGATGGAATTTGGGTCGAAGTAGCCGCTGTTTCCAATCTTTTCAAGGATATGGACGCATCCACATGGAATGCAACCCGCAGGGCTTTACGGACGAAAGATCCCAAGCGCGTTGACTGGGAAGAGCATGTAATCATCAAGGCGATCCGGGCGGTTGAGGAAATCAAAAAGAACCAGATGTCGACTCTCAGCATCATTGATCATGTCTGGACACCCAAGCGACTTGCCCAGGCCGATCAAGAAGCATCAGTGTCGATCAATATTGTCCCGACTCTGGAGACCACTTCCGCGAGCAGTGAAGGAATGGGCGTATCGGTAATCCCGGTCGAGCCCCCCAAACCTGTGACAAAAACCACTATCGCCATGAAGGCCGCACCGACGGCGCGGCCAGCGAATGACAAGTGGTCGATCCCAGTAATCGGTAACGACAAGCCTGAAACCAAATCCTGA
- a CDS encoding ISL3 family transposase: MGPETSLFTTALGLQAPWSVTDVRFDAKLKEIHFDVRFKAGSRFACPSCGAPDQPVHDTRSRIWEHLRFFEHKAFIHADVPRVACSQCSKTGQVPVPWARSGSGFSQLFEAFVIALVRQMPVKAVADMLDVGDDRLWRVLDHYVSSARDREDFSAVTALGIDETAARRGHNYITLFHDLLAGRLLFACEGRDAKTVAAFGEDLRAHGGDPDAISAACIDMSRAYISGVAKHLPNADVTFDPFHVIQLANVALEEVRRAEVRSRPELKHSRWMWLKDKKRWTKRQITQHHDLSRMHLKTGRAFRLKEALRDIFAEAESKAEAEERLTAWFQWARRSRLPAFKKLALTLKAHWDGILNGFDSDLSNGAVEAINGLIQAAKARARGYRKTRNLINMSYLIAGNLTHLPASPYRTTSCATGK, from the coding sequence ATGGGTCCCGAGACAAGTTTGTTCACGACAGCTCTTGGCCTGCAGGCTCCGTGGAGTGTCACGGACGTACGTTTTGACGCCAAACTCAAAGAGATCCACTTTGACGTCCGCTTCAAGGCGGGAAGTCGATTTGCTTGTCCCTCCTGTGGCGCGCCCGATCAGCCCGTCCATGACACGCGATCCAGGATCTGGGAACACCTGCGTTTTTTCGAGCACAAGGCTTTCATCCATGCCGATGTGCCACGTGTTGCTTGCAGCCAATGTAGCAAGACCGGACAGGTTCCGGTCCCCTGGGCGCGCAGTGGCAGCGGTTTCAGTCAGTTGTTTGAAGCCTTTGTGATTGCGCTGGTGCGACAGATGCCGGTGAAGGCTGTTGCTGATATGCTTGATGTTGGTGACGATCGCCTCTGGCGGGTTCTTGACCATTACGTGTCGTCAGCGCGAGATCGCGAAGACTTCAGCGCCGTGACCGCCCTTGGGATTGACGAGACAGCTGCGCGCCGCGGGCATAATTACATCACCCTATTTCACGACCTTCTGGCCGGCAGGCTTCTCTTTGCCTGTGAAGGACGTGATGCAAAGACTGTGGCGGCTTTCGGTGAAGATCTGCGCGCCCATGGCGGTGATCCCGATGCCATCTCCGCTGCCTGTATCGATATGAGTAGGGCCTACATTTCTGGCGTCGCAAAGCATCTGCCGAACGCGGATGTTACCTTCGACCCATTCCATGTCATCCAACTGGCCAATGTGGCGCTTGAAGAGGTTCGCCGCGCCGAAGTACGCAGCAGACCTGAGTTGAAACACAGCCGCTGGATGTGGCTCAAGGACAAGAAGAGATGGACGAAGCGGCAGATCACACAGCATCATGATCTATCTCGGATGCACCTGAAAACAGGACGCGCGTTTCGCTTGAAAGAGGCTTTGCGCGACATCTTTGCTGAAGCCGAGTCCAAGGCAGAGGCCGAAGAACGGCTTACCGCCTGGTTTCAATGGGCGCGCCGCAGCAGGCTGCCAGCATTCAAGAAACTCGCTCTGACACTCAAGGCGCACTGGGATGGTATACTTAACGGTTTTGACAGCGATCTGAGCAACGGCGCTGTCGAAGCCATCAACGGCCTCATTCAGGCCGCAAAGGCTCGGGCGCGCGGGTATCGCAAAACCCGCAACCTCATCAACATGTCATACCTCATCGCAGGCAATCTCACCCACTTACCAGCGTCACCCTACCGCACAACATCTTGTGCCACAGGCAAATGA
- a CDS encoding reverse transcriptase domain-containing protein yields the protein MKAAVRAATQALHQYGPAPFVYRTDVKSFYETVDAEILLGKVERHTRDRNCLNLLGQYLNMSVETGGNFVDAPRGLRAGGAPSPVLGAFYLYDLDCAMAAQKDVFYLRYMDDIIVISRHRWPLRRAIATIQHHFAAVGMVSHPDKTLIGRMGHGAMSGGVSFLGYQLSLTGLRLSAETLHRHIEKARRLYEQCKIRQRQAARVFADGNIIADSAPEWLKNRAYITLTPDMRNPSYLTDRLRAYEARFPIWAKGGLNDEVALQVFYEASRAPTTSWELQ from the coding sequence TTGAAAGCGGCTGTCCGCGCCGCAACGCAGGCCCTGCATCAGTATGGCCCGGCCCCTTTTGTCTATCGCACCGATGTGAAGTCTTTCTATGAGACCGTCGATGCCGAAATCCTCCTTGGCAAGGTCGAACGCCACACGCGCGATCGCAACTGTCTGAACCTCTTGGGGCAATACCTGAACATGAGTGTCGAGACCGGCGGCAACTTTGTTGATGCCCCGCGCGGGCTTCGCGCAGGCGGCGCGCCCAGCCCCGTATTGGGGGCGTTCTATCTTTACGATCTCGATTGCGCGATGGCCGCGCAAAAAGATGTGTTTTACCTGCGCTACATGGATGACATCATCGTCATCTCACGCCATCGCTGGCCACTGCGTCGCGCAATCGCGACCATCCAGCACCATTTTGCCGCCGTGGGGATGGTATCGCACCCCGACAAGACCCTGATCGGCCGGATGGGCCATGGGGCGATGTCGGGTGGTGTCAGCTTCCTTGGCTATCAGCTCAGCCTGACAGGCCTGAGACTGTCAGCTGAAACCCTGCATCGGCATATCGAGAAGGCCCGTCGGCTTTATGAGCAGTGCAAGATCCGTCAGCGTCAGGCTGCGCGGGTCTTTGCAGACGGTAACATCATAGCGGATTCCGCGCCAGAATGGCTCAAGAACCGCGCTTATATCACACTCACACCAGACATGCGAAATCCCAGCTACCTCACAGACCGCCTGCGCGCCTATGAGGCAAGGTTTCCCATCTGGGCAAAAGGAGGACTGAATGATGAAGTGGCTTTGCAGGTTTTTTATGAAGCATCTCGAGCGCCCACCACGTCGTGGGAGTTGCAGTAA
- a CDS encoding adenosylcobalamin-dependent ribonucleoside-diphosphate reductase: MTRFAAPIAEQIWDMKYRLKDAAGVALDESVEDTWRRVARALASVEDDPALWEERFYAVLEGFKFLPAGRITAGAGTGRSVTLFNCFVMGTIPDSMGGIFEMLKEAALTMQQGGGIGYDFSTVRPKGAPVKGVSADASGPLSFMDVWDAMCRTIMSAGSRRGAMMATMRCDHPDVEDFITAKQDAARLRMFNLSVLVTDDFMEAVKEDGSWDLVFEGRVYRTVQARDLWNRIMRATYDFAEPGVIFIDRINAANNLNYCETIAATNPCGEQPLPPYGACLLGSVNLARLITNPFTADAALDAGALDDLVRVAVRMMDNVVDASRFPLDAQAQEARAKRRIGLGVTGLADALLMVGLRYGSDAAVAQLDAWMHAIARAAYLASVDLAREKGAFPLFDADAFLSSGNMLAMDEDVRASIRTHGIRNALLTSIAPTGTISLYAGNVSSGIEPVFAYEYTRKVLQKDGSRTEEKVEDYAVRLWRETQGDAPLPEYFVNAQTLAPIDHVRMQAAAQKWVDSSISKTINCPEDISFDAFKDIYMAAWDMGCKGCTTYRPNEVTGSVLSVSEATEAAPMADKGADVVYLSTPFDRPEALEGHTYKLKWPGSEHAIYVTINDTIINGHRRPFEIFINSKNMEHFAWTVALTRMISAVFRRGGDVSFVVEELKAVFDPRGGAWVEGRYIPSILAAIGGVIEQHLIRIGFIAGEGLGLKADPEAAKLVAGEAPRGRACPACGAYELAMIEGCMTCRACGHSKCG, translated from the coding sequence ATGACCCGTTTTGCTGCCCCGATCGCTGAACAGATATGGGACATGAAATACCGGCTGAAAGACGCCGCAGGCGTGGCGCTGGATGAGAGTGTCGAGGATACCTGGCGCAGGGTGGCCCGCGCCTTGGCATCGGTCGAGGATGACCCCGCATTGTGGGAAGAGCGGTTTTATGCGGTGCTTGAGGGGTTCAAGTTCCTGCCCGCAGGGCGGATCACCGCAGGTGCAGGCACGGGCCGGTCGGTGACCCTGTTCAACTGTTTCGTCATGGGCACGATCCCCGACAGCATGGGCGGAATCTTCGAGATGTTGAAGGAAGCGGCATTGACCATGCAGCAGGGCGGTGGGATCGGGTATGATTTCAGCACTGTCCGGCCCAAGGGCGCCCCTGTCAAAGGCGTCTCTGCCGATGCATCGGGACCGCTGTCTTTCATGGATGTCTGGGACGCGATGTGCCGCACGATCATGTCGGCAGGCTCGCGCCGGGGTGCGATGATGGCGACGATGCGGTGCGATCACCCGGATGTCGAGGATTTCATCACCGCCAAGCAGGATGCCGCGCGTTTGCGGATGTTCAATTTGTCAGTCTTGGTGACAGATGACTTTATGGAAGCTGTGAAAGAGGATGGTTCCTGGGATCTGGTTTTTGAGGGGCGCGTCTACCGCACTGTTCAGGCCCGCGACCTGTGGAACCGGATCATGCGCGCGACCTATGATTTTGCCGAACCGGGGGTGATTTTCATCGACCGGATCAATGCCGCCAATAACCTGAATTATTGCGAAACAATCGCTGCAACCAACCCCTGTGGCGAGCAACCCTTGCCACCTTACGGGGCGTGTCTGCTGGGGTCGGTCAATCTGGCACGGCTGATAACAAACCCCTTCACGGCGGATGCTGCGCTGGACGCTGGCGCGCTGGATGATCTGGTGCGCGTGGCCGTGCGGATGATGGACAACGTCGTTGATGCCAGCCGTTTTCCGCTGGATGCACAGGCGCAAGAGGCGCGCGCCAAGCGCCGCATCGGGCTGGGGGTGACCGGTCTGGCCGATGCGCTGCTGATGGTGGGGTTGCGCTATGGATCAGACGCCGCTGTGGCGCAACTGGATGCATGGATGCACGCCATTGCACGCGCCGCCTATCTGGCCAGTGTCGATCTGGCGCGCGAAAAGGGCGCTTTTCCGTTGTTCGACGCCGATGCCTTTCTGAGTTCGGGCAATATGCTTGCGATGGATGAGGATGTGCGCGCGTCGATACGCACCCACGGTATTCGCAACGCGCTGCTGACCTCAATTGCGCCCACGGGGACGATCAGCCTGTATGCAGGCAATGTCAGCTCCGGGATCGAGCCGGTATTCGCATATGAATACACACGCAAGGTCTTGCAAAAGGACGGATCACGCACCGAGGAAAAGGTCGAGGATTATGCCGTGCGCCTGTGGCGCGAGACGCAAGGCGACGCGCCCTTGCCGGAATATTTCGTGAATGCGCAGACATTGGCCCCGATCGACCATGTCCGTATGCAGGCGGCGGCCCAGAAATGGGTGGACAGCTCCATCTCCAAGACGATCAACTGTCCTGAAGATATCAGTTTCGATGCCTTCAAGGACATTTACATGGCTGCGTGGGATATGGGCTGCAAGGGCTGTACAACCTATCGCCCCAATGAGGTGACAGGATCGGTCCTGTCTGTCTCAGAAGCAACTGAGGCGGCACCCATGGCGGATAAAGGGGCCGATGTTGTCTATCTCTCGACCCCCTTTGATCGCCCCGAGGCTTTGGAAGGGCATACCTATAAGTTGAAATGGCCGGGATCAGAACACGCGATTTATGTCACGATCAATGACACAATCATCAACGGCCATCGCCGCCCGTTCGAGATTTTCATCAACTCCAAGAATATGGAGCATTTTGCCTGGACTGTGGCCCTGACGCGCATGATTTCGGCTGTGTTCCGGCGTGGCGGTGATGTGTCTTTCGTGGTGGAAGAACTGAAAGCCGTTTTCGATCCGCGCGGCGGCGCTTGGGTCGAGGGGCGCTACATCCCGTCCATTCTGGCTGCCATCGGCGGCGTGATCGAACAGCATCTGATCCGCATTGGCTTCATTGCGGGCGAGGGGTTGGGCCTGAAGGCCGATCCAGAGGCCGCCAAGCTGGTAGCAGGCGAAGCCCCGCGCGGGCGGGCCTGCCCTGCTTGTGGAGCGTATGAACTGGCAATGATTGAGGGCTGTATGACCTGCCGCGCATGCGGGCATTCGAAATGCGGCTGA
- a CDS encoding DUF1489 family protein, producing the protein MSKCIHLIKLCVGAEQVEDLIAWQQSPRAQGSDGLPRHVTRMRPKRAGEILSGGSLYWVFKGVVLARQRILRLDEVVGADGILRCAIVLDPDVIRTAGATKRPFQGWRYLKPEDAPPDLPKARVGDDELPPELDAALADLGLQ; encoded by the coding sequence ATGAGCAAATGCATCCATCTGATCAAACTCTGCGTCGGTGCAGAACAGGTCGAAGACCTGATCGCGTGGCAACAATCCCCCCGCGCGCAAGGTTCAGATGGTCTGCCGCGCCATGTCACACGCATGCGGCCCAAACGCGCGGGTGAAATCTTGTCCGGCGGCTCGCTCTATTGGGTGTTCAAGGGTGTGGTCCTTGCGCGCCAGCGTATCCTGCGCCTGGATGAGGTCGTAGGCGCGGATGGAATTCTGCGCTGCGCTATCGTTCTGGACCCCGATGTGATCCGGACCGCTGGGGCCACAAAACGACCCTTTCAGGGCTGGCGCTATCTCAAACCGGAAGACGCACCACCCGACCTGCCAAAAGCGCGCGTGGGCGATGATGAACTGCCCCCGGAACTGGATGCCGCGCTGGCGGATCTCGGGTTGCAGTAA
- a CDS encoding cytochrome c biogenesis CcdA family protein — protein sequence MFGIDVFDVGLIAALMIAFGAGVLSFLSPCVLPIVPPYLAYMGGISMQELTEEGKTSRRAILPALFFFMGLSTVFLLLGFTASTMGHLFLRNAELFGQIAGVVVIAFGLHFLGFFRLMARAVERSLHSANLAAPALLSGSLLSRDIRFDAGDRGGSAFGAYVLGLAFAFGWTPCIGPVLGAILTMAATEATVTRGTAMLGVYALGLGLPFLLAAIFVQRSMGLMSRLKRHMDVIEKVMGLLLLIVGIALVTGAFSAFSWWLLETFPAMQRLG from the coding sequence ATGTTCGGGATAGATGTGTTTGACGTGGGCCTGATAGCCGCGCTGATGATTGCCTTCGGGGCAGGGGTGCTGTCGTTCCTGTCGCCCTGTGTCCTGCCGATTGTGCCCCCCTATCTGGCCTATATGGGCGGCATCTCGATGCAAGAGCTGACAGAGGAAGGCAAGACAAGCCGCAGGGCCATTCTGCCCGCACTGTTTTTCTTCATGGGACTGTCGACGGTTTTTCTGTTGCTGGGGTTCACCGCCTCGACGATGGGGCATCTGTTCTTGCGCAATGCCGAACTGTTCGGCCAGATTGCCGGTGTGGTGGTGATCGCGTTTGGTCTGCATTTTCTTGGCTTTTTCAGGCTTATGGCACGGGCGGTAGAGCGGTCTTTGCACAGCGCCAATCTGGCGGCCCCGGCGCTGTTGTCGGGGTCTTTGCTGTCGCGGGATATTCGGTTTGATGCAGGTGACAGAGGGGGCTCGGCCTTTGGGGCCTATGTGCTGGGACTGGCCTTTGCCTTTGGCTGGACCCCGTGTATCGGGCCGGTTCTGGGCGCAATCCTGACCATGGCCGCAACCGAAGCAACCGTGACGCGCGGAACTGCGATGCTGGGCGTCTATGCGTTGGGGCTGGGGTTGCCATTCCTGCTGGCAGCGATTTTCGTGCAGCGTTCAATGGGGCTGATGTCACGGCTCAAGCGGCATATGGATGTGATCGAAAAGGTCATGGGGTTGTTGCTGCTGATTGTCGGCATCGCTTTGGTGACAGGCGCGTTTTCCGCGTTTTCCTGGTGGTTGCTGGAAACCTTTCCGGCGATGCAGCGACTGGGATAA
- a CDS encoding Rne/Rng family ribonuclease yields the protein MAQKMLIDATHAEETRVVVVDGTKVEEFDFETASRRQLAGNIYLAKVTRVEPSLQAAFVDYGGNRHGFLAFNEIHPDYYQIPAADRAALLEEERALAADGDDDDNADAAPKGRKGVQRSSNRRKSEAKPAKVQAPDQVEKRAVSGMDIVEPEGEEDDLIAENFGVTTPEVGDAKPQPQPDDSETTEDEDVSSSEADQEEPYRAADHATEIDDQIESVSDGDASEEVRPRRKPRMRRYKIQEVIKVRQIMLVQVVKEERGNKGAALTTYLSLAGRYCVLMPNTARGGGISRKITNAADRQKLKAIAGEFSVPEGAGLIIRTAGANRTKAEIKRDYEYLLRLWEQIRDLTLKSIAPTPIYEEGDLIKRTIRDLYNKNIDEVLVEGEAGYRVAKDFMKMIMLSHAKNVKLYQEQMPLFARYQVESYLAAMFNPTVQLPSGGYIVIGITEALVAIDINSGRATREGSIEETALKTNMEAAAEIARQLRLRDLAGLIVIDFIDMEERKNNASVEKLLKDKLKHDRARIQVGRISGFGLLEMSRQRLRPGMLEATTQPCPHCHGTGLIRSDDSMGLTVLRQIEEEGTRGRSLEVLVRAPAAVVNFIINFKREHLAQIEARYGMAVRLEADPHMISPDFAIDKFKTATRVPAPQADVVSISTTLMPDLEEEEDLVEEQAIEEPQVEAAAEADTQPRKKRRRRRRRRGGGQNGDSDNDTPQEAASDTAQPADSPEAEAEVQPVAASAPAPEAAALEAPEDAAPAKPKRAPRSRSKKAAAAKPEAQPSVEAEGTVADAASTDADATAAPDAEAAPAKPKRTRRKAAPKKPAAAEAEEAKATPPEAAESAAPQPAAQPEPAAQSENVQTVPDESDAQTAEVSVPVADPVAQTPEVTPSEGAPAQPDPAPEPERARDAPASVPADADASAQEDAPIENLAEAEETPAQEAAEAEEKPAKPEKKRSGWWSLRA from the coding sequence ATGGCTCAGAAAATGCTGATAGATGCCACCCACGCGGAGGAAACCCGCGTCGTGGTGGTCGATGGAACCAAGGTCGAGGAATTTGATTTCGAAACCGCCAGCAGGCGACAGCTTGCAGGCAATATCTACCTTGCAAAAGTAACACGGGTCGAACCCTCGTTGCAGGCTGCTTTCGTAGATTATGGCGGAAATCGCCACGGCTTCCTTGCTTTCAATGAAATCCACCCCGATTACTACCAAATCCCTGCTGCGGATCGTGCCGCCCTTCTGGAAGAAGAGCGCGCGCTAGCTGCTGATGGCGATGATGACGACAACGCAGATGCGGCCCCCAAAGGCCGCAAGGGCGTGCAGCGCAGCTCTAACCGGCGCAAGTCAGAGGCGAAGCCCGCAAAGGTACAAGCCCCCGATCAGGTTGAGAAGCGCGCAGTCTCGGGCATGGATATCGTCGAGCCTGAGGGCGAAGAAGATGACCTGATCGCGGAAAATTTTGGCGTCACCACGCCAGAGGTTGGCGACGCCAAACCACAACCGCAACCGGACGACAGTGAGACCACTGAAGATGAGGACGTCTCGTCATCAGAGGCCGATCAGGAAGAGCCGTATCGCGCAGCCGATCATGCCACTGAAATTGATGACCAGATCGAATCTGTCTCTGATGGCGACGCCAGTGAAGAAGTGCGCCCGCGCCGCAAGCCGCGCATGCGCCGCTACAAGATTCAGGAAGTCATCAAAGTGCGCCAGATCATGCTGGTGCAAGTGGTCAAGGAAGAACGCGGCAACAAGGGCGCGGCACTGACGACATATCTGTCCCTTGCCGGGCGCTACTGTGTGCTGATGCCAAACACCGCGCGCGGGGGCGGGATCAGCCGCAAGATCACAAACGCGGCGGACCGCCAGAAGCTCAAGGCCATTGCAGGCGAATTTTCCGTGCCCGAAGGGGCAGGGCTGATTATTCGGACCGCAGGCGCGAACCGCACCAAGGCCGAGATCAAGCGCGACTACGAGTATCTGTTGCGCCTGTGGGAACAGATCCGCGACCTGACGCTGAAATCCATCGCACCCACCCCGATCTATGAAGAAGGCGACCTGATCAAGCGCACCATCCGCGATCTGTACAACAAGAACATCGACGAAGTTCTGGTTGAGGGGGAAGCGGGCTACCGCGTTGCCAAGGACTTCATGAAGATGATCATGCTGTCCCACGCCAAAAACGTGAAGCTGTACCAAGAACAGATGCCGCTTTTTGCGCGCTATCAGGTCGAAAGCTATCTGGCGGCCATGTTCAACCCGACTGTGCAATTGCCTTCGGGTGGTTATATCGTGATCGGCATTACCGAGGCATTGGTCGCCATCGACATCAACTCTGGCCGGGCCACACGCGAAGGTTCCATCGAAGAGACGGCGCTCAAGACCAATATGGAAGCTGCCGCCGAGATTGCGCGCCAGTTGCGTCTGCGCGATCTGGCAGGTCTGATCGTCATTGACTTCATCGACATGGAAGAGCGCAAGAATAACGCGTCGGTCGAGAAACTGCTTAAGGACAAGCTGAAGCATGACCGCGCCCGCATTCAGGTGGGCCGTATTTCAGGCTTCGGGCTGTTGGAAATGTCGCGCCAGCGTTTGCGCCCCGGCATGTTGGAAGCCACCACACAGCCTTGCCCGCATTGTCATGGAACGGGTCTGATCCGGTCTGACGACAGTATGGGCCTGACAGTGTTGCGCCAGATCGAGGAAGAGGGCACACGCGGCCGCTCGCTTGAAGTTCTGGTGCGTGCGCCTGCCGCAGTGGTGAATTTCATCATCAACTTCAAACGCGAACATCTGGCACAGATCGAGGCACGCTACGGCATGGCGGTCCGGCTAGAGGCCGATCCGCATATGATCAGTCCCGATTTCGCCATTGATAAATTCAAGACCGCGACCCGCGTTCCGGCCCCGCAGGCCGATGTTGTCTCGATCAGCACGACCCTGATGCCCGATCTGGAAGAAGAAGAGGATCTGGTCGAAGAGCAGGCCATTGAAGAGCCGCAGGTCGAAGCTGCTGCCGAAGCCGATACCCAGCCGCGCAAGAAGCGGCGGCGGCGCAGGCGGCGGCGCGGTGGCGGTCAGAATGGTGACAGCGACAACGATACGCCACAAGAGGCGGCCAGCGACACGGCACAACCTGCCGATAGCCCTGAGGCCGAGGCCGAGGTTCAGCCCGTTGCTGCAAGCGCGCCAGCGCCCGAAGCCGCTGCCCTAGAGGCACCGGAAGACGCAGCACCCGCCAAGCCCAAGCGCGCACCCCGCAGCCGGTCCAAGAAAGCCGCGGCGGCCAAGCCCGAAGCACAACCAAGTGTTGAAGCTGAGGGCACCGTGGCGGATGCTGCAAGCACAGACGCAGATGCGACGGCGGCCCCAGACGCAGAGGCCGCACCCGCCAAGCCCAAGCGGACCCGACGCAAGGCTGCGCCGAAAAAGCCAGCCGCCGCTGAGGCCGAAGAGGCGAAGGCCACCCCGCCGGAAGCTGCGGAAAGCGCTGCACCACAGCCTGCCGCGCAGCCAGAGCCTGCCGCCCAAAGCGAGAACGTGCAGACTGTGCCAGACGAATCGGACGCACAAACGGCTGAGGTATCTGTCCCGGTCGCCGATCCGGTCGCGCAAACCCCTGAGGTCACTCCGTCAGAGGGCGCACCTGCACAGCCAGACCCAGCGCCCGAACCGGAGCGCGCGCGCGATGCGCCAGCCAGCGTGCCCGCAGATGCAGATGCATCCGCACAAGAGGACGCGCCCATCGAGAACTTGGCCGAGGCCGAGGAAACGCCTGCTCAGGAGGCGGCGGAAGCAGAAGAAAAACCTGCCAAGCCAGAGAAAAAGCGCAGTGGATGGTGGTCCTTGCGCGCTTGA